The Kineothrix sp. MB12-C1 genome includes a window with the following:
- a CDS encoding NAD-dependent epimerase, with the protein MNSPEKNKVYLITGAAGFIGFHLSKSLLEKGERVIGIDNMNDYYEVSLKEARLSILEKYERYSFERCDLADKEKVFSIFEEERPDVVVNLAAQAGVRYSIDNPDAYIQSNIVGFFHILEACRNYPVEHLVFASSSSVYGSNKKIPFSTEDKVDHPVSLYAATKKSNELMAYSYSKLYGIPVTGLRFFTVYGPYGRPDMACYKFAKKMVKGETIQIYNNGDMYRDFTYIDDIVEGIERLLCSPQVEDEQGARYKVYNIGNNNPEKLMDFIAVLEKKLGIEAKKEYLPMQPGDVYRTYADITDLERDFDFKPGTSMEEGIGRFAEWFKEYYNL; encoded by the coding sequence ATGAATTCACCAGAAAAAAATAAAGTGTATTTGATTACCGGCGCAGCAGGTTTCATCGGTTTCCATTTATCCAAAAGTCTGCTTGAAAAGGGCGAAAGAGTAATCGGCATCGATAATATGAATGATTATTATGAAGTTTCCTTAAAGGAAGCACGTCTTTCTATTTTGGAGAAATATGAACGCTATTCGTTTGAAAGATGCGATTTAGCGGATAAAGAAAAGGTTTTTTCCATATTTGAAGAAGAAAGGCCGGATGTTGTAGTTAATTTGGCAGCTCAGGCAGGAGTCAGATATAGCATTGATAATCCTGATGCCTATATTCAATCGAATATTGTAGGTTTTTTTCATATATTGGAGGCTTGCCGTAATTATCCGGTAGAGCATCTGGTTTTTGCCTCTTCCAGTTCAGTATATGGAAGTAATAAGAAGATTCCTTTTTCTACGGAAGATAAGGTGGATCATCCGGTAAGTTTATATGCTGCAACGAAGAAGTCCAATGAATTGATGGCTTATTCATACAGCAAGCTATACGGTATTCCGGTGACAGGACTTCGCTTCTTTACAGTGTACGGCCCTTATGGCAGGCCGGATATGGCTTGTTATAAGTTTGCAAAGAAGATGGTGAAGGGGGAGACGATTCAGATCTATAACAATGGAGATATGTATAGAGATTTTACCTATATCGATGATATCGTGGAAGGAATAGAACGATTATTATGCAGCCCCCAGGTAGAGGATGAACAGGGAGCTCGTTATAAGGTTTATAACATTGGGAATAACAACCCTGAAAAGTTAATGGACTTCATTGCTGTTCTGGAAAAAAAGCTGGGAATAGAAGCGAAGAAAGAATATCTTCCGATGCAGCCGGGTGATGTATATCGTACCTATGCGGATATTACGGATTTGGAAAGAGACTTTGACTTTAAGCCGGGTACCTCTATGGAAGAGGGTATCGGGCGATTTGCAGAATGGTTTAAGGAGTACTATAATCTATGA
- a CDS encoding GDP-mannose 4,6-dehydratase, with protein sequence MNKRVLITGITGMVGQHFAESFRADGYEVWGIARFSASSRNEAIQDSSVIRCDILERDALMRHIRRLEPDIIIHMAAQAFNGASWDAEYTTHMTNYQGTLNVLYCARELMEKKDVKVLLACSSAEYGDITESDCPLVEERLLKPHTPYGVSKAGTEMLGYQYFANYGLKVYLPRMFIHVGTGHPPATAIQNFARQLALIKTGKMEPEIHVGNLESARDFIDVRDGVAAMRLLLDKGTPGEPINICTGKAYKISDILNMLVEISETKVKVVTDEGLMRAADEPLLLGDNTRISGLGFVPSYGIMDTLTDVFHDWMGRI encoded by the coding sequence ATGAATAAAAGGGTATTGATAACCGGAATTACTGGTATGGTGGGACAACATTTTGCGGAAAGCTTTCGGGCGGATGGTTATGAGGTATGGGGGATTGCCAGATTCTCCGCCTCCAGCAGAAATGAGGCTATACAGGATTCTTCCGTGATCCGCTGTGATATTTTAGAAAGAGATGCATTGATGCGTCATATCAGGCGTCTGGAGCCGGATATTATCATTCATATGGCAGCACAGGCTTTTAATGGAGCTTCCTGGGATGCAGAATATACCACACATATGACGAACTATCAGGGGACTTTGAATGTTCTTTATTGTGCGAGAGAACTGATGGAGAAGAAGGACGTAAAGGTACTTCTTGCCTGTTCCAGTGCGGAGTACGGAGATATTACGGAGTCGGACTGCCCTCTCGTGGAGGAACGTCTGCTGAAGCCTCATACGCCCTATGGAGTGTCCAAAGCAGGTACTGAGATGTTGGGATATCAATATTTTGCTAACTATGGATTGAAAGTATATTTGCCAAGAATGTTCATTCATGTGGGAACGGGACATCCTCCGGCAACGGCAATTCAGAATTTTGCAAGGCAGCTTGCCCTAATTAAGACAGGAAAGATGGAGCCGGAAATTCATGTGGGTAATTTGGAGAGTGCCAGAGATTTTATTGATGTCAGAGATGGTGTGGCTGCTATGCGTCTGCTTTTGGATAAAGGTACACCAGGGGAGCCCATTAACATATGTACAGGCAAGGCTTATAAGATATCCGATATTTTGAATATGCTAGTAGAAATATCGGAAACGAAGGTTAAGGTAGTTACTGATGAAGGGCTGATGCGAGCGGCGGACGAGCCTTTACTTCTTGGAGATAATACAAGAATCAGCGGATTAGGATTTGTACCTTCTTACGGAATTATGGATACGTTAACCGACGTATTTCATGATTGGATGGGAAGAATATAG
- a CDS encoding glycosyltransferase family 2 protein — protein MDNMELVMEERFKDLSVILPAMDETYSLLQTVDTIMETCRSEDLAEIIIVVCDRSTDDCIRTAEEIKQKYGGQIPVTVHHQKKPFVGGAVQEGIEIASGSHVVLMSSDLETDPNLICEFIRLEKKNPDKIITATRWKKGGGFDGYNKVKLVANAIFQRMIALLFFVSLTDITYAYRIFPRSLMLSISWEELKHPFFLETALKPIRLGVKFIEIPVKWTARTEGVSQNSFWANFKYFKTAWHVRFMKKKNILKKKV, from the coding sequence ATGGATAATATGGAGCTTGTGATGGAGGAAAGATTCAAAGATTTATCGGTAATACTTCCGGCAATGGATGAAACGTATTCGTTGCTACAGACTGTGGATACGATTATGGAGACGTGTCGGAGTGAAGACCTTGCGGAAATTATTATTGTAGTATGTGATAGAAGTACGGATGATTGTATCCGGACAGCAGAAGAGATTAAACAAAAATATGGCGGCCAGATTCCGGTAACCGTACATCATCAGAAGAAGCCATTTGTAGGCGGGGCAGTACAGGAGGGAATTGAAATAGCCAGTGGTTCTCATGTAGTGCTGATGTCTTCCGACTTGGAGACAGACCCGAATCTGATATGTGAGTTTATACGATTGGAAAAGAAGAACCCTGATAAAATCATAACGGCAACAAGATGGAAAAAGGGGGGCGGATTTGACGGATACAATAAGGTGAAGTTGGTAGCGAACGCTATTTTCCAGCGAATGATAGCTCTTTTATTTTTTGTGAGTCTTACTGATATTACATACGCCTATCGTATCTTTCCGAGGAGCCTCATGTTATCGATTTCATGGGAAGAGTTAAAGCATCCTTTTTTCTTGGAGACAGCGTTAAAGCCTATTAGGCTTGGTGTAAAGTTCATTGAAATTCCTGTGAAGTGGACGGCCAGGACGGAAGGCGTATCACAGAATTCCTTCTGGGCTAATTTTAAATATTTTAAGACGGCATGGCATGTGCGTTTTATGAAGAAAAAGAATATCTTGAAAAAGAAAGTATAG
- a CDS encoding Ig-like domain-containing protein, with the protein MKFMRKKLQHSILIITLISLLGNSQFVHAAEIDTASSVEIPLITSFDELSSEHSAHSFDNRPDLSELLAAFPQNLTAYLDSSEEHTEIPVTWKCDQDYNSTDSESYDFVPVWDETLYTLSPSLDPAKDIPHITVNVNTEKSSTYLSDLTSAQSDLDTIVKDKDILALVYLVDSYEIKKEAFSHSDTVISVNSGQSVQIIGIGEDSHKNIWYRVSFNIQGTTYNGYVERSYLAYSDEGLLSFESEHITTAPVTARAFGIQSFSAVSSVPADIAQFPESYQSALIALKNAHPQWIFVKMNTELNWSNIVAEQNKKNRSLIHASVNSAWKNGSYDNNWAYPTDGILAYYMDPRNFLTDNHIFQFEQLNYNPTYHTETAVQGILDGSFMSGTISGDNQPYSKAFISIAGEYGVSPFHLSSRVLQEQGKEGKSALISGTYSGYTGLYNYFNIGATGKGDAEVIVNGLKKAQEYGWTSRYLSLRGGSNIISKNYIQIGQDTLYLQKFNVTKTDTHNHQYMQNIAAPSSEAQNVRKAYMNAGSLNRPFVFRIPVYQGMPSNACIKPTTVKEVTLSESSITLAADKTHTLTAFIDNTQVSASSVTFKSENESIATINANGVVTAVYPGTTTITATVSGGSIASCKVTVQKIDPVYTVPTLKGITYDPNQKLSSISLSTGWSFDAPDTVPTVKNSGYAATFTPTDTGKYNTIKKTLPLTVTKGTPSYTVPTGLQTVSGNTLASIKLPAGFAWESPTTVLSKEGSVSHKASYNPDPANYNTVTGIAIAITVNAVPTTECTNHDFGEWEHTKEATCTETGIDTRSCHICGFKETRTVPALGHSYTSKITKEATCTEKGIRTYTCSRCGDTYTEEIPALGHNYTAKVTKEATTTEEGIRTYTCSRSGDTYTEVIPKLPSDQPSTPKPSVPDGNNSSGGGSDTPNNNTGSGTNNNSGTNTDSNTDTNSNTNTGPNTDTPPNTSTNSNTNTNTGANSNTNTTPNTNTNTNTDTSPDSDTNENANSGSNANNSGNTSPESSNEDTGSKNNTSGSLSPSSSENKKAAEGRATIDMKKNTVLYEESLSSIRGKDVDVVLSMGNSISWVINGRNIVADEANGIDMGVAMNTGNIPSAILTAAKGENENVTVIELTLAHNGSFDFSPILTINTAKDNAGRIANLFYYNPESEQLEFVDEAEVTEAGDIIFTFTHASDYAVIISDSSMAELAVISEASTTDETIDEDAADIEVLSSAVKTGNNDLNPRIIVIVILILLICAAVGAAVFFLLTKKEADDAEEDEDSGDNYSADTTPERSKAKQVPLSTTSSRKKSSHEESSYEDSEYSALDDDFVDDYREPEINTKKTGKVISITKLKNQEKKEGLNRDNFDNDEFDGFE; encoded by the coding sequence ATGAAATTCATGCGAAAAAAACTGCAACATTCCATACTTATCATAACACTAATTTCTTTACTTGGGAATTCACAGTTTGTTCATGCTGCCGAAATCGATACGGCATCCTCTGTAGAAATTCCTCTTATCACCTCATTTGATGAACTTTCCTCAGAGCATTCTGCCCATAGCTTCGATAACAGACCGGATTTATCGGAACTCCTTGCCGCCTTTCCTCAGAATCTGACGGCGTATCTCGATTCCTCTGAGGAACATACCGAGATTCCTGTCACATGGAAATGTGATCAGGATTATAACTCTACGGATTCGGAGTCCTACGACTTCGTACCAGTCTGGGATGAAACTTTATATACATTATCGCCTTCGCTGGACCCCGCTAAGGACATTCCCCATATTACAGTAAATGTCAATACGGAGAAATCTTCGACTTATCTTTCTGATCTTACAAGTGCTCAGTCCGACTTGGATACTATTGTAAAAGATAAGGATATTCTCGCTCTCGTCTACCTTGTAGATTCCTATGAAATTAAAAAGGAAGCCTTCAGCCATTCTGATACTGTTATATCCGTTAACAGCGGTCAATCCGTACAAATTATCGGGATAGGAGAAGACAGCCATAAAAATATATGGTATCGAGTATCCTTCAATATTCAGGGCACTACCTATAATGGCTATGTGGAACGCAGCTATCTGGCTTACTCCGATGAAGGCCTGCTCTCCTTCGAAAGTGAACACATTACCACGGCTCCTGTAACTGCAAGAGCCTTCGGTATTCAAAGCTTCTCCGCCGTGAGCAGCGTTCCCGCTGATATCGCTCAATTTCCCGAATCCTATCAGTCCGCTCTCATCGCCTTAAAAAATGCGCATCCACAGTGGATTTTTGTAAAAATGAATACAGAATTGAACTGGAGTAATATTGTTGCCGAACAAAATAAAAAAAATCGAAGCCTGATTCATGCCTCGGTAAACTCTGCCTGGAAAAACGGAAGTTATGATAACAACTGGGCTTACCCTACCGATGGTATTCTCGCCTATTATATGGATCCCAGGAACTTTCTGACGGATAACCATATTTTCCAGTTCGAGCAGTTAAACTATAATCCCACCTATCATACAGAAACTGCTGTTCAGGGTATCTTGGATGGTTCCTTTATGTCCGGCACCATTTCCGGAGACAATCAACCCTATTCCAAAGCATTTATTTCTATTGCCGGAGAGTATGGAGTCAGCCCCTTCCACCTCTCTTCCAGAGTATTGCAAGAACAGGGCAAAGAAGGGAAATCCGCCTTAATATCCGGTACCTATTCCGGCTACACCGGACTTTACAACTACTTTAATATCGGTGCTACCGGAAAAGGAGATGCGGAGGTCATTGTAAATGGTCTGAAAAAGGCGCAGGAATATGGCTGGACAAGCCGATATCTCTCCTTAAGAGGCGGCTCAAATATTATCTCCAAAAACTACATACAAATAGGGCAGGATACCTTATACCTTCAGAAGTTCAATGTTACGAAAACGGATACTCATAACCATCAATATATGCAGAATATCGCCGCGCCTTCTTCAGAAGCACAAAATGTGAGAAAAGCTTATATGAACGCCGGTTCTTTGAATAGGCCTTTCGTCTTCCGCATACCGGTATATCAGGGCATGCCTTCCAATGCATGCATTAAGCCTACCACGGTAAAGGAAGTCACCTTAAGCGAGTCTTCCATTACGCTGGCTGCAGATAAGACTCACACTTTAACTGCTTTTATCGATAATACACAGGTAAGTGCTTCTTCCGTTACGTTTAAGAGCGAAAATGAGTCCATTGCCACAATAAATGCAAATGGAGTTGTTACTGCAGTCTATCCGGGAACTACGACGATTACGGCAACTGTTTCCGGCGGTTCCATCGCTTCCTGCAAGGTAACCGTTCAGAAAATAGACCCTGTTTATACAGTACCGACCTTAAAAGGCATAACTTACGATCCGAATCAGAAATTAAGCAGCATCTCACTTTCTACCGGATGGAGCTTCGATGCGCCGGATACGGTACCCACCGTTAAGAATTCCGGTTATGCTGCAACCTTCACTCCTACTGATACAGGGAAATATAATACAATAAAGAAAACATTGCCCCTTACCGTCACTAAGGGTACTCCATCTTATACAGTACCTACGGGATTACAAACAGTATCTGGCAATACTCTGGCTTCCATTAAGCTGCCTGCCGGATTCGCATGGGAGTCACCAACCACCGTTCTTAGCAAAGAAGGCTCCGTTTCTCATAAGGCCTCTTACAATCCGGACCCTGCTAACTATAATACAGTGACGGGCATTGCAATTGCGATTACCGTAAATGCAGTTCCTACTACCGAATGTACGAATCACGACTTCGGTGAATGGGAGCATACCAAGGAAGCAACCTGTACAGAGACCGGTATAGACACCCGTTCCTGCCATATCTGCGGCTTCAAGGAGACAAGAACCGTTCCTGCCCTGGGGCATAGTTATACCTCTAAAATAACAAAAGAGGCAACCTGTACGGAAAAGGGCATCAGGACTTATACCTGCTCCCGATGCGGCGATACATATACCGAAGAAATCCCCGCGCTCGGTCACAACTATACGGCTAAGGTAACAAAGGAGGCAACGACAACCGAAGAAGGAATCCGCACCTATACTTGTTCCCGGTCTGGTGATACCTATACAGAGGTCATTCCAAAACTGCCGTCTGATCAACCATCTACCCCTAAGCCAAGTGTTCCTGACGGCAATAATTCCTCCGGTGGAGGCTCGGATACCCCGAACAATAATACAGGTTCCGGAACAAATAACAATTCGGGCACTAACACAGACTCGAATACTGATACGAATTCAAATACTAATACGGGGCCGAATACAGATACTCCCCCTAATACAAGTACGAATTCCAACACAAATACTAACACGGGCGCTAATTCGAATACGAACACGACCCCGAATACAAACACGAACACAAATACCGATACGAGTCCAGACTCGGATACAAATGAAAATGCTAATTCCGGTTCGAATGCGAATAACTCCGGGAATACTTCTCCTGAAAGTTCTAACGAGGATACAGGTTCCAAAAACAACACTTCCGGAAGTTTGTCTCCTTCCTCTTCCGAGAATAAGAAGGCTGCAGAAGGGCGCGCAACGATCGATATGAAGAAAAATACCGTTTTGTATGAGGAATCCCTTTCTTCCATCCGCGGAAAAGATGTTGACGTTGTGCTCAGTATGGGCAATAGTATTAGCTGGGTCATTAACGGCCGTAATATTGTGGCGGATGAAGCCAATGGTATCGATATGGGAGTAGCGATGAATACCGGCAACATTCCTTCTGCTATTCTAACTGCTGCCAAGGGTGAAAACGAGAATGTTACTGTAATTGAGCTTACACTCGCCCACAATGGAAGTTTTGATTTTTCTCCCATACTTACCATTAATACAGCAAAAGATAATGCCGGACGGATTGCCAACCTATTCTATTACAATCCAGAGTCTGAACAATTGGAGTTTGTCGATGAGGCCGAGGTTACCGAAGCCGGAGATATTATCTTTACTTTCACTCACGCTTCTGACTATGCGGTTATTATTAGTGACTCCTCAATGGCAGAGTTAGCTGTTATCAGTGAAGCTTCTACTACTGATGAAACTATAGATGAAGATGCTGCGGATATCGAGGTACTCTCATCTGCGGTCAAGACTGGCAACAACGACCTTAATCCGAGAATTATTGTGATTGTGATTCTGATTCTTCTTATATGTGCCGCAGTTGGTGCTGCCGTATTCTTCCTTCTAACGAAGAAAGAAGCGGATGATGCGGAAGAGGACGAAGACTCAGGTGACAATTATTCAGCCGATACAACGCCTGAACGCAGTAAGGCTAAACAGGTACCGCTCTCTACTACTTCTTCTCGGAAAAAATCTTCTCATGAAGAATCATCTTACGAAGATAGCGAATACAGCGCCCTGGATGATGATTTCGTCGATGATTATAGGGAACCGGAGATAAACACGAAGAAGACCGGAAAAGTAATATCTATAACAAAATTAAAGAACCAAGAAAAGAAAGAAGGCTTGAATCGAGATAATTTCGATAATGATGAGTTTGATGGATTTGAATAA
- a CDS encoding protoporphyrinogen/coproporphyrinogen oxidase: MGKVKYLILGAGPAGLTFANRLQQKGETSFLVLEKEEKAGGLCRSEEVDGSPLDIGGGHFLDVRRPEVVEFLFGFMPEEEWDSYERDSRISFDGGYIHHPFEANIWEMRPEKQQEYLSSIEQAGCNQGEAKPKEFVDWISWKLGKKIAEDYMLPYNEKMFGKDLNALGTYWLEKLPNVSYEETKLSCEKRQAYGSQPGHAQFYYPKKYGYGELWLRMRRALGDKLITKAAVSALDMEKKLVTCTDGKRYEAEMIITTIPWMEFNYIEGLPEAMKTDIGRLKYSSIQIEYVPEQLDTQAHWIYYPQRQIPYHRILVRHNFCPGSKGYWTETNKDRVKESGSGFRYMNEYAYPLNTIEKPEIMEGLLRFSKGMKVYALGRWGEHEHYNSDAVAELAMELADELMERDGKIE; the protein is encoded by the coding sequence ATGGGAAAAGTAAAGTATTTGATATTAGGTGCAGGACCCGCAGGGCTTACCTTCGCGAATCGTTTACAGCAAAAGGGTGAGACCTCTTTTCTCGTATTGGAAAAGGAAGAGAAGGCCGGAGGGTTATGCCGGAGTGAAGAAGTGGATGGCTCTCCTCTCGATATTGGAGGCGGACATTTTCTCGATGTGAGAAGGCCGGAGGTTGTTGAATTCTTATTCGGCTTCATGCCGGAGGAGGAATGGGATAGTTACGAGAGGGATTCCAGAATTTCCTTCGATGGAGGTTATATCCACCATCCTTTTGAAGCTAATATATGGGAGATGCGCCCTGAGAAGCAACAAGAATATTTGAGCTCCATTGAACAGGCCGGCTGCAACCAGGGAGAGGCGAAACCGAAAGAGTTCGTTGATTGGATTTCCTGGAAACTAGGTAAAAAAATAGCAGAAGACTATATGCTTCCCTATAACGAGAAAATGTTCGGGAAGGACTTGAATGCGTTAGGAACCTATTGGCTGGAGAAGCTGCCCAACGTATCCTATGAAGAAACGAAGCTAAGTTGTGAGAAGAGACAAGCCTATGGCAGTCAACCAGGGCATGCACAGTTCTATTATCCTAAGAAGTACGGATATGGCGAATTGTGGCTTCGGATGCGAAGAGCCCTTGGGGACAAGCTCATAACGAAAGCAGCGGTAAGTGCCTTGGATATGGAAAAAAAGCTAGTGACTTGTACGGACGGGAAGCGCTACGAAGCGGAGATGATCATTACGACTATCCCGTGGATGGAATTCAACTATATAGAAGGGCTGCCGGAGGCGATGAAAACGGATATCGGCAGGTTGAAATACAGCTCTATACAGATAGAATATGTGCCGGAACAATTGGATACACAAGCTCATTGGATTTATTATCCGCAGAGACAAATCCCTTATCATAGAATATTGGTGCGTCATAATTTCTGTCCGGGTTCCAAGGGATATTGGACGGAGACGAATAAGGATAGAGTGAAGGAATCAGGGAGCGGTTTTCGATATATGAACGAGTATGCTTATCCTTTAAATACAATTGAGAAACCTGAGATCATGGAAGGTCTTCTAAGGTTTTCTAAAGGAATGAAGGTCTATGCTCTTGGCAGATGGGGCGAGCATGAACATTATAATTCCGATGCGGTGGCGGAACTGGCTATGGAGCTGGCGGATGAGCTGATGGAAAGGGACGGAAAAATAGAATGA
- a CDS encoding GtrA family protein has product MKKLFHEALHFGIIGVINTLLGFVLIMLFYNVMHLNYWVASATSYVIGSIFSYFANKKLTFQVEEKSAAYVIKFSLNIAVCYLLAYGIARPLVRSVLSDYSQVIVENIAIVIGMGMFIVFNFLGQKFFVFRKKAAIENEDI; this is encoded by the coding sequence ATGAAAAAGTTATTTCATGAAGCGCTGCATTTTGGCATAATAGGTGTAATCAATACGCTGCTCGGTTTCGTTCTCATTATGCTTTTTTATAATGTAATGCATTTGAATTATTGGGTCGCAAGTGCGACCTCCTATGTGATAGGAAGTATTTTTTCTTATTTCGCCAATAAGAAGCTGACGTTCCAAGTAGAGGAGAAGAGTGCTGCTTATGTAATAAAGTTTTCGTTGAATATTGCAGTCTGCTATCTTCTCGCTTATGGGATAGCAAGGCCTCTTGTAAGGAGTGTACTAAGCGATTATTCACAGGTGATCGTAGAAAATATAGCGATTGTTATAGGAATGGGAATGTTTATTGTTTTCAACTTTTTAGGTCAGAAGTTCTTTGTCTTCAGGAAGAAGGCAGCGATCGAAAATGAAGATATATAG
- a CDS encoding WecB/TagA/CpsF family glycosyltransferase has product MSEKRIKFLNTHIDNLTMEEAVREAKRLILEKKNSYVVTPNVDHIVKIEHDGLFRDIYEEADLVLTDGKPLIWMSRWMGTPIKEKISGSDYFPEVCRMAAKEGFSIFLLGAAEGVAKKAAVNLMRKYKNLKIAGVYSPSYAFENDAKEIAHIIEKINESKADILCIGLGTPKQEKFYHQYKEQLQVPLTLHIGATIDFEAGVVKRAPKWISYVGLEWFYRLLKEPRRLYRRYLLEDVEIFPIFLKYRNYGSGSTIRTDEPETCSILGVDIAVTNMRSVVGYLTENLEQLRGKYVCVSNVHTTVLSYNDESYLKIQNESALAIPDGKPLSLICKVRGYKNAQRVAGPDLMPEILRLSEEKGYRHYFYGSTEETLRTLESNLKKRYPRLNIVGTYSPPFRNLSPEEDEGIVEKIKEMKPDFVWVGLGAPKQERWMYAHRGKIDAVMLGVGAAFDFHAGTTKRAPKWVQEFYLEWLYRLIQDPRRLFKRYVRSNIQFIWLILTGH; this is encoded by the coding sequence ATGAGTGAGAAGCGAATAAAATTTTTAAACACACATATAGATAATCTGACGATGGAAGAAGCCGTAAGAGAAGCGAAGCGGCTTATTCTGGAGAAGAAAAATAGTTATGTCGTCACTCCGAATGTGGATCATATTGTGAAAATAGAACATGACGGATTATTCCGTGATATTTATGAAGAGGCCGACCTGGTATTGACAGACGGAAAGCCTCTTATTTGGATGTCACGGTGGATGGGAACCCCTATTAAAGAGAAAATTTCGGGTTCCGATTATTTCCCGGAAGTTTGCAGGATGGCAGCCAAGGAAGGTTTTTCCATTTTTTTACTCGGTGCAGCTGAGGGGGTGGCCAAGAAGGCGGCAGTCAACCTGATGAGAAAATATAAGAATCTTAAAATTGCAGGTGTTTATTCTCCCAGCTATGCCTTTGAGAACGATGCGAAAGAGATTGCACATATTATTGAAAAAATTAATGAATCGAAAGCAGATATTCTCTGCATCGGACTTGGAACGCCTAAGCAGGAGAAGTTTTATCATCAATATAAAGAACAACTGCAAGTCCCCCTTACTCTTCATATCGGTGCGACCATTGATTTCGAAGCAGGGGTGGTAAAGCGTGCTCCTAAGTGGATTAGCTACGTTGGTTTAGAATGGTTTTACCGGCTGTTAAAGGAGCCTCGCAGGCTCTATCGCCGATACCTGTTGGAGGATGTGGAAATCTTCCCTATTTTCCTAAAATACAGGAATTATGGAAGCGGAAGCACCATACGAACGGATGAGCCGGAGACATGTAGTATTCTGGGAGTGGATATTGCGGTTACTAATATGCGATCTGTTGTCGGCTATCTGACGGAGAATCTGGAACAGCTAAGAGGGAAATATGTATGTGTGTCCAATGTACATACGACGGTACTTTCCTATAATGATGAGTCTTATTTGAAGATTCAGAATGAATCTGCCCTTGCGATTCCGGATGGGAAGCCTCTATCCCTCATATGCAAGGTACGCGGTTATAAGAATGCCCAGCGTGTGGCAGGACCGGATTTAATGCCGGAAATATTGCGGTTATCTGAGGAGAAAGGATATCGCCATTATTTCTATGGAAGCACGGAAGAGACGTTAAGAACTTTGGAGTCCAATCTGAAGAAACGTTATCCTCGTTTGAATATTGTAGGCACATATTCGCCCCCTTTCCGGAACTTGTCGCCGGAAGAGGATGAGGGAATTGTGGAGAAGATAAAAGAAATGAAGCCTGATTTCGTATGGGTAGGCCTGGGAGCACCGAAGCAGGAACGTTGGATGTATGCACATCGGGGAAAAATCGATGCTGTGATGCTGGGTGTTGGAGCCGCCTTTGATTTTCATGCAGGGACGACGAAGCGAGCACCCAAATGGGTGCAGGAGTTCTATCTGGAATGGCTTTATCGCCTGATTCAAGATCCCAGGCGTTTATTCAAGCGGTATGTTCGTTCGAATATACAGTTTATCTGGTTGATTCTTACAGGACATTGA